Below is a genomic region from Oceaniferula marina.
TCGAAATGGGTTCGGGGGGCGTCAGTGATGTGGTTGTTTTGATGTAAGCGGTCGAGAGATCTTCGCTTTGCTCATGATAAGACTGACTGATGGGCTTGAAAAAGCTGACGTGGATTCCCATCCGGTCGAGGGCTCGGACAAGCCCGATCGATGTCGAGGTGAGCCCGGCGTGGTCTGACAGGGGGACAACGAGAATGGTGTGCATGGTGAAGCGTGGTTCGGTGGCTTTGTTAGTGTAGGGGAACTGGATTGTGACTTATCCGTGCAAGGTTTGCTCGGTGAGTCGGGCAATCATCAGCTCTTCTCTGGTGGGGATTACCACGGCAGTGGCTGGGCTGTCATCGCAGGTGATAACGCCTCGGTGGTTCTTGCCGTGGTTGGGGTTGCGCTCAGGATCGATATTGAGCCCCAGGTGTTGGAGGTGTTCCATGATCCTGGCTCTGGTGCGGAAATCGTTTTCTCCGATGCCGCCTGTGAAAATCAAGGTGTCGAGTCCTCCTGTGGCGACGGTGAGTGCCGCCAGGGATTTGGCGGCGCGGTAACAGAAGATTTCTACCGCCATGGCCGCTTCATGGCAGCCGTCGTCGGCATGTTTGCGGCAGGTGCGCATGTCATTGGATTGTCCGCTCAATCCGAGTAAGCCGGATTGCTTGTTGAGTAGATCGGAGATCTCCTGGATGCTCATGTTGAGTTGTTCACCAAGAAAGATCAGCAATCCGGGGTCAATGTCTCCGCTGCGGGTTCCCATGACCAGACCTTCCAAGGGGGTCAGGCCCATGGTGGTGTCTACGCTTTTGCCATTCAGGATGGCCGTAGCCGAGCAGCCGTTGCCGAGGTGGGAGCTGATGATTCTGGATTGCTCGATTGGGAAGGCGAGTTGGTCTGCTGCGGCCTGGGCGACGTAGCCGTGGCTGCTCCCGTGGAACCCGTAACGGCGCACCCCGTGATTGCTGTAGAACTCACGGGGAATGGCATAGAGGTAGGCGTGCTCCGGAAGCGTTTGGTGGAATGAGGTATCGAAGACCGCCACCTGCGGGGTGTCGGGGAAAATTTGTTGGGCCACCTTGATTCCCAGCAGTCCACTGGGGTTGTGTAGTGGTGCCAGATGATTACAGGATTCGATGATTTGCAGGGCTTCATCGTTGATTAATGCAGGGGCTGTGAAGTGTTCCCCGCCGTGAACCACCCGGTGCCCGACGGCGTCCGGTTGTTGTTTGAGCACCTTGTGTTCGTGGAGTTTTGAGATGGCGAGCCTGAGCGCCTGCTCGTGAAGTTCGTCCGGAATATCAATTTCGA
It encodes:
- a CDS encoding acetate/propionate family kinase codes for the protein MLTLVLNTGSSSLRFALYDGSAPEPVTSGMAERLGTPGARLELDLPEQELEIDIPDELHEQALRLAISKLHEHKVLKQQPDAVGHRVVHGGEHFTAPALINDEALQIIESCNHLAPLHNPSGLLGIKVAQQIFPDTPQVAVFDTSFHQTLPEHAYLYAIPREFYSNHGVRRYGFHGSSHGYVAQAAADQLAFPIEQSRIISSHLGNGCSATAILNGKSVDTTMGLTPLEGLVMGTRSGDIDPGLLIFLGEQLNMSIQEISDLLNKQSGLLGLSGQSNDMRTCRKHADDGCHEAAMAVEIFCYRAAKSLAALTVATGGLDTLIFTGGIGENDFRTRARIMEHLQHLGLNIDPERNPNHGKNHRGVITCDDSPATAVVIPTREELMIARLTEQTLHG